The DNA segment CGAGCGTCTCGAGGTGAATCGGTCCAGATCGTACGTCATAGCTCGAGGTTTTCGCTCGAGGGTCTAAAACGCGGGCGTCGCGGCAGTACAAGTGCGGTTTCTCGCTTGCTATGAGATTCGTTCTGATTTACTCTGGAAATACTACCAAAGTCGAAAGAAACTACTCGAGGCTCACAGGCCCTTCCGACGAGTTGAAATGGATACGGCGATCCGTTGTGACAGTGAGGCTGACTCGAGCCAACTCGAGATCGGTAGCCGGACGGTCGACGGTGACGACAGAGTGGCGACCCGTGTAGTCGGCGGTTCGCACGTTCGGGTCTGTATAGTAGCCGTGCAAGTGCACACCGTCGGTCACCGCCTCGACACGTCGCCAGACGTGATTGACTGACCCCGACCCGAATCCGGATTCAACGACAACGAGACACGACCGATCGAAGTCGATTCCCTCGAGTCGGTCTCGAGACCCGCGGTCCATCGCCTCGAGGTCGAACACCCGATCACGTTCCGCCTCGTTCTCGATCAGTCGAACCACGTACTGCCCGTTCTCGGGTTCCATAGGTGAAAGCATCCGGTCGTCGATAGGGACGCTCGACAGGTGTTCGAACGGGAGAGACGGTGCTTCGGCCATCGATTCGCCCAGATAGTGGTCGTTCCACTCGGCTTCGTCGGTCGGATCGTCCGGCGGTTGCGGCCGTTCGATTTCGTGGGGCGGTTCGTCCACTCGCGGCACTTCGGGAATCGGGTCGCGGTCCTCGTCTCTGGAATCGTCCCCATCGTCTGCCGGTTCGACACCCGCTTCGATAGCCATGGCAACGTCGACGGCGAGAAAATCACTCGTCTCGAACGTCTCGTCGTCACTGAGGGTCGTTCCGAGCGTGGCTTCGAATTCGCCAGTCTCGAGGTTCGGTGCCGACGGATACAGTTCGTACGTGCGGGTGAGTGACTCACGGGACTCGAGTTCGACCGACACGGCAATCGAATCCGCGCCTTCGACCTGTTTGCCGTCGGTGCCGACGACCGAACTCTCTTCGTAGGCGTCGCTCCAGAAGGTGAGGGTCGAACCCTCGTCGGTCCCGTCCGTCGCCGTCGCCTGCAGAATGCCGAACGGCGCTGGTCCACCGGACTGGGCGAGAACGGGTTCGACGTGGACGTTCGTGAGCGTGGCTTCGAGCACCCCCGGCGAGTCCGCCTCGATGTGTGGGTCGACGAGTTCGACCTCGAGTGAACCAAACTCGCCCGTCTTTCGGAGTGGAGAGTCCTCCATTACGAGAGTGTACGCCGATTCGGATTCGCGGTCAGTCTCGGATTCGCCGTTCCCGTTCGCGCCGTTTCCAGCACCCTCCCTGGGTTCATCATTTCGGATTTGGCCGCCGAGACACCCTGCCAGGGCGGTAGAAAGGGCCCCACCAGCACCCATAACGACCGTCCGTCGGTTCATATTGGCGTCTACGAAACGATCAGATAAGTGTCTTGAGCTAGCTCAAATTTCCGTTTCACCGTTAGTCCAGATAGCCGCAGCCGTCCCGGTCGAAGCGGCTCGAGCACAACGTTCACGTCAGCTCCAGCGAAAGCGAAGCCAAGGAACGCGATGGCCGACGAACCCTCCCTGCCCGGCGTCGAGGACGAGCAGACCGACGACGAGCGCATCGTCTTGCACGTCGACGCCGACTGTTTTTACGCCGCCTGTGAACGCCTGCGGGAACCTGCACTCCAGGGGGATCCCGTCGTCGTCGGGATGGGCTACGAACCCGGAGAGACCGTCGGTGCCGTCGCGACCGCCAGTTACGAAGCCCGCGAGTTCGGCGTCGAAAGCGCGCAAGGAATTGCGAGCGCGCTCGAGCGTCTGCCTCGCCGGGCCGACGTGGACGACGACCCCGAACTGTCTCGCGAGGAGACGGGGTACTATCGCCCCGTCGACATGGAGTACTACCAGTCGGTCGCCGAGGACGTGAGAGCTATTTTGCACGACTGTGCGGACGTCGTCCGGGAGGTGAGCATCGACGAGGCCTATCTGGACGTCACCGACCGTACCGCCTGGTCCGTCGCCGACGGGTTTGCCCGCCACGTCAAAGACCGTATCCGACGGGAGGTCGGAATCACCGTCAGTATCGGCGTTGCCCCGTCGATGAGCGCGGCCAAAATCGCCAGCGACTTCGATAAGCCCGACGGGCTGACCGTGGTCGAACCGGGAACCGTGGATGCGTTCCTGGGTCCACTCGAGGTCGATTTACTCCACGGCGTCGGGCCGGTCACTGCACGCGAACTCCGGTCGATGGGACTCGAGACCGCGAGCGACGTGGCCGAGGCTGACCCAGCCGTCCTCGTCGACCGGTTTGGCGAACGCGGTCGGGACCTCTATGACCAGGCACGAGGTCAGGACGACCGACAGGTCGAACCCAAGGGCCTCCCGAAGAGTTTCTCCCGTGAATCCGCGTTCGACGGCGCTGTGGAGGAACCGGAGCCGAAACTCGGGGTCGTCGACCGACTCGCGGACGCCGTCGCCGCGCGCGCCCAGCGCGAGGGGGCGATGTACCGAACCGTCGGCGTCAAAGCCGTCACACCTCCCTTCGAGATCAGTACCCGCGAGCGCTCCCTGCCTGGCCCCGTCGACGACCCGGGCCTCGTGGCCGACATCGCGCGCGACCTCTTCGCGGAGTTCGAACACGACCCGGTCAGGAAACTGGGCGTCAAGGTGGCCAACCTCGAGTTCAGCGAGGTCGACCAGGCGAGTCTCGACGGCTGGGAGGGTGGAGACGGGGGCGCAGACGCGGACGTGCGAAACGCTGAGGGCCGGAGCGAAGACTCGGCGGACGCAGCGACAGTCCCCGATACCGACTCGAGCGAGGCGACCGCGGGAGCCGAACACTCGAGGAAACTTCACGAGTACAGCAGTGACTCGAGCGAACGAAACGACAGCAGTGACTCGAGCGAACGAAACAACGCCAGTGACTCGAGCGGAGGTGATTCCAACGACTCGAGTGAAGCCGCTTCGCAGGAAAGACCGACTACTCCTGTAGAAACTGAGGACGGACAGCTATCACTGGGTGCGTTTGCGAACCGGAAAACGGCCGAAGACAGGTAGGGTTTAAATGACTTCTTCGAAGTCGTTGTGTCCGTGGATGTCGACACCCTCCTCGGTGATCTCACAGAGGAACACGCCGTTGCCGGAGCCGGTGTCGCGCTCGGCGGCCGATTTGATGCCACGAGCCGCGATGGTCATCGCTTCCTCGTTCGAGAGGTCGGGCTCGTAGGACTGCTCGAGGTGGCCGTAGGCCAGTTGCATCCCGGAGCCGGTGACGGTGTAGTCGTCTTCCATCACGCCGCCAGCAGGGTCGATGCTGTAGACGTGGCTGCCGTCGTCGTCGACGCCGCCCAGAATCGGATGGATGGCAAAGAACGGCCCGCCGCGGGCGAAGTTCCCTGCGAGGGTGGCGAGTGCGTCGATGCTCATCTCCTCGCCGCGCCGGGCGCTGTAGAGGTTGACTTCGGCGCGGAGGCTCTTGATGAACGACTGAGCGCCACCGACGCTGCCGACCATCGTCAGCGCGCCAGTTGGGTGAATCTGTTCGACCTTCTGGACGTTTTTGTTCGAGACGAATCGGCCGCCCAGGCTCGCGCGCATGTCCGTCGCGATGACCACACCGTCGGCAGTCGTGATGCCGATTGTGGTCGTCCCCGTCTTGTTGACGGTGTCGAGATCGGACTGCGAGAAGCCGTTTTGCGGGAGTGAGCCGAGTTCCGGCTCGTACGGCGAGGGCTCGTTCGCCAGTTGGTCGACCGTGCGAGCAAACTCGGAGTCGTGGGTTGGCGTTCGCATTGAACGAGTGTTACGGCCGACAGGGTATAAAACATCGGCGGTCACCTCGCCTCGTTCCGGTATTTCACACAGTCAGTTGTCACTGTGTACCGAAGATCGCCGACTCGATAGGGAATCACCGGGAAGACTACAGGTAACGTCTCACTGATCGAAGCAGGAGCGACTCGAGCGCGGGTGCGCGAGTACAGGGGGCGTCCACACTGTCTCGAGGGTAATTTGTCGTGACTGTGTGCGCGCCCGTGAATCGCCTCGGGGTCAAGCTCCTTGCACTTCTGTAAAGCACGGCACAGCAGCGTGGCTCGAGCGCTGGCAAATCGAATCGATCAGTTTGAGAGAAGGCTTATCGTGTGGACGCTGGCTGGGATGCGTTTTCGAGGGCCTCGCCGACGCTGGCGAGGAGCTTGTGAATCGGGATGGACACGCCGGCCCGGCTGGCGGCGAGGGCGAGCGGCATCAGGACGATGCCGACCGCGATACACAGCTGGTACAGTGCGAACAGTGACGCGTGGTACGCGCGGGTTATCATCGGTCTACAGTCGGGGCACAGACCGGGGTTGTATAAAAGGGTTACTGCCGAACACTGTTCATCATGATCGAGCATTTAGGTTCGAAGTCGTCGCAGTCTGTCGATTAATCTCAGGTTGTGTTGAACACAATTCAGGTGGCGTTCGGGCCGAACCACACGTATCCAGACGAGATTACTTGCTTCTACTCTGTATAACTTATGAGCAACGTAGCTAACTCGTGCGCACTCCGTAATCGGACAATTTCGTGTGTACAACGTCCATGCGCACCTATCGCACGATACTGCTCGAGCCATCATAGCGATACCCGAGACCGGTTTTCGAGCGGAAACCGAAACCGCAAAGCAGGAAACCCCCCGGAACTACTTCCACCTATGGGAAATTATCTCGTCGCAATGGAAGCAGCCTGGCTGGTCCGTGACGTCGACGCAATCGACGACGCAATCGGCGTCGCTGTCAGCGAAGCAGGAAAACGCCTCAACAGCGCGAACATGGAGTACGTCGAAGTCGAGGTCGGCGCAACCGGCTGTCCAGCCTGTGGAGAGCCGTTCGACTCGGCGTTTATCGCCGCTAACACCGCGTTGGTCGGTCTCGCCCTCGAGATGGACGTCTTCAACGCTGACGGCGAAGAGCACGCCTCCCGAATCGCTAAAAGCGAAGTCGGCGGTGCCCTCCGTGACGTCCCACTCTCGGTCGTCGAGGTATTCGAAGTCGAAAGCGACGACGAATAGCGATCTCGAAGACACTGCGGCCATTTTCACTCGATTCTCGCATTCGACAGGTGGCGGACTCTCGAGGGAAAACACGAACGTCACCGACCCCGGCCAGTAGTGGAGACACCCAAACAGCTTTCTATAACCCGTAGTTATTGTGCCGTATGGAGTTACCCACGCCAACCGATCTCAGGCAACAGCGAAACGATCTGGGGCTCACCCAGAGTGAACTCGCCGACAGGGCCGACGTTTCACAGCCGTTGATCGCCCGCATCGAAGGTGGTGACGTCGATCCACGGCTCTCGACGCTCCGACGAATCGTCAATGCGTTGCAGGAGGCCGAAAGTGACGTCATCAAAGCCGCCGATCTGATGCACGAAGACGTCGTAAGCGTCGGTCCCGACGATCCGGTAAGCAAAGCAGCCCATCGAATGGAACAGGAGGCCTACTCACAACTGGCCGTTATCCAGGATGGCATTCCAGTGGGATCGATCAGTCAGAGCGAACTCGTCCACCTCGAAGAAGAACACCGTGACGAACCCGTCGCCGAGCACATGGCCGAATCGTTTCCGACGGTATCGAAAGACGCCACGCTCGATGAGATCAGCAACCTTCTCGAGCATTACAAGGCCGTGATGATTACCGAAGCCGGCCAGACCGTCGGTATCATCACCGAAGCCGATCTGGCAGCCCGACTGTCCTGAAGACTCACCCGTTTCGACCATCGCGTTGTCTCCCGCGCGGAACCGATTTCGAGACGCCGAACTGCTGGTCCCCTGTTTTTGACGGACCTACTGAACGTATCGCCTGCACCACAAGGTAATATTACTAAGATATATCAACGAGGGATACGTATTCGAGCACAATGCGAATGAGTGATCGGTTACTCGAGGCCGGTGAACCGCTCTGGAACGCACAGCAGTCCCATCCCTTTGTGACGGAACTCGCTTCGGGAACGCTCGAGGAATCGGCGTTTCGAACCTGGGTGTGTCAGGATTACCGGTATTTACTCGATTACGCTCGCGTGTTCGCCATCGCTGGCTCACGCGTCCGTGACGAGGAGACGATGACGCACCTGCTGGGAGTCGCACACCGAATTCTCGCCGAGGAGATGGACCTGCATCGCTCGTTCGCCGCCGACTACGGTATTAGCCAGACCGAACTCGAGTCGGTCGAGAAAGCCCCAACCTGCGTTGCCTACACGAACTTTCTGCTTCGAACCGCCTACGAGGGCTCGGTGGCCGAAATTGCTGCGGCCATCTATCCCTGTGGTCAAGGCTATCTGGACATCGCCGAGCACATGGCTGACATCGCAACGACGGACCACCGGTACACACCGTTCATCGAAAAATACACGAGCGACGAGTTCGCCGAATCGGTCGAGTGGATGCGCGAGTTCGTCGACCGCTGTGGAGAACGCCATCCCGGCGAGCGAGAGGCGATGAAACAGGCGTTTCTCACGAGCGCAAAACTCGAGTACCGGTTCTGGGAGATGGCTTACACAGAGGAGAAGTGGGAACGAGAACCGGCACCAGCGGTAGCGACACCGAGGTCACAGTAACTGGAGGAACTGTCGAAAACGACAGCGACGACTCTACAAATGAACGACGCGGGTGCCTCGAGGTCAAGCCCCGGGCGGTTCACTCGTGGCCGGTCACGCGAACCGGTTCGTACGGCTCCTCGAGGTACTCCAGTTCCGAGGACGTGAGCGAGATCTCGAGTGCCTCAACCGCCTGTTCGAGGTGCTCGACGCTGGTGGTGCCCACGATGGGTGCGTCGACGTGATCCTGATTGAACAGCCAGGCGAGAGCGATCTGTGCCATCGTGACGCCCTTGTCCGCTGCCAGTTCCTCGACGCGGGCGTTGATTTCCGGGCCGCCACCTTCCTGGTAGGGGTGACTGTACAGATGCTCCTCCGAGGCACCGCGGTCGGTCGCGTCGACGTTCTCCGCCGGCCGCGTCAGGTAGCCACGAGCCAGCGGTGACCACGGAATTACGCCTATCCCTTCCTGCTGACAGAGCGGGAGCATCTCGCGTTCTTCCTCCCGATAGACGAGGTTGTAGTGATTTTGCATCGAGACGAATCGCTCGAGCCCCAGGCGCTCGCTGGTGTGTAATGCCGTCGCGAACTGGTAGGCCCACATCGAGGAGGCACCGATGTAGCGCACCTGATTGCGCCGGACGGCGTCGTCAAGCGTTCGGAGTGTCTCCTCGATAGGGGTCGTCTCGTCCAGTCGATGAATCTGATACAGGTCGATGGTGTCCATCCCCAGTCGGTCGAGACTCGCCTGTAGCTCCTGTTCGAGTGCCTTCCGGGAGAGTCCACCCGAATTGGGGTTCGTCTCGTCCATCTGGAAAAAGCCCTTGGTGGCGACGACCGAACGGTCGCGGTGCCCCTCGAGCGCTTCCCCGAGGATGCGTTCCGATTCACCCTCCGAGTACATGTTCGCCGTGTCGAAGAAGGTAATCCCGAGGTCGATGGCCCGCTCGATGATTTCGTGGCTTTCGTCTTCCTCCAGTACCCAGGGTCGCCAGTCGCTCGAGCCGAAACTCATACAACCGAGACAGATGCGACTGACCTCGAGACCCGTGTTTCCGAGCGTGGTGTACTCCATAGCGTATGCTTTCTGTCGGCCCTAAAGAGCATATCGAACGGCGAACCTGGGACACGGCGAGTGTCGTGTTCGCTCTCAAAGTACGCCACGAAGCAACGACCCAAGCATCGGTATCCCGAGGGCTGCAGCGACCACCAGATACGAAACGGGTGTCATCTCGAGGACGGGCCACAGCGATCCACCGAGCGTGAACGCGAACACGACGAGGACAAGCAGACCAAACCCGGCAGCAGCACCGACGGCCCTGGGGAGGCTCTTCGAGACGAGGCCGATGAGCGCTCCGCCGACGAGTAAGCCAATCCAGTGGAGCCACGTCAGCGCGATTCCGACCACGACGGCGAGGACCAGGGCACCTCGTCGAAGTCGAGGGTCAGCCCGAACTCGCTCGAGGGGGGTATCCGCTGCGGAATTTCCGGTGGTTGCCGCGCCGCCATCCTCCCCACTTTCGAGCGACTCGGTATCCACAGCAGCGTCGACAGGAGCTTCGTCGCGCGTCATCGGGACCCCTCCTCGAAGGTGATGGTCTCCTCGCCCACAATCTCGAGATCCATGGATTTGTACTCGCCGTCGGCCCAGCGCTGGAACTGGTCGTCGTAGTGGGGTGAAAAGTACTCACCCGAGTTCCCGCCTGGGACGATACCCCAGGCGGCCTCGCCCGGTTGGACGACCATCCGCCAGCTCGCGCCAACCGCAGACTCGACCCGGTAGTTATCGACGGTGGCTCGCGAGCCATCGCGAGGTCGCTCGTCGTAGTTCAAAAATGGGGCTTCCCCACCGAACGGGTGAGCGATAGGCGCAGTCGTATTCCAGTCGCCGTAGCTCTCCCACCCCTCGCTGTCGGTTTCCTCGAGAGCGTCCTCGAGCGCTTCGACCATGACCCCGGCCCGTGATCGCCCCTCGAACACCGGACTGTCCGGCGAGAGCGTCTCGAGTACCCACTCGTTCGGATAGTACGACGCATCGAGGTCGGTGTCTTCGAACACCGGATCGAATACTGCCCGTTCGAAGTGGTCGATCCACCGGGCAAAGACGAGTGCGCCACGTTCGTCGCGGTTCATTTCGAAGGACCACGACTCGAGTGTCTGGAGTGCGCTCTCGAGCGTGGCCGGATTCGAGAGTTCAGTTTCGCCGTTTTCGAGTGCGTTCTTCCCGGCCTCGAGTAGTTCGGGAACGAGGGGAACCGCACGTTCGTCCCTGGTATCGGTTTGCAGGTCGCGGTGGAACGCCGGGTCGGTGGGCGTTCCGGTATCTGCGGCTTCGTCCAGCACGTCGTAGATGCGACGTCCGCGGTAGGGGGTCGCGTAGGCAACGCCGACGTAGTGCTCTGGATGGTCGGCGACTCGCTGATTGGCCGTTCCGAGCACGTCCGGGTCGATGGCGTGTGGTTGTTCCTCGAAGGGGACGAAGCCGTCCCAACTCGACTCTCCGTAGGGGGTAAAGCCAGCCCACTCGGCTTCGCCCTCGGAACCGTCGAACAGGCGGTTGCCGGTGACGACTTCGCCCTCAATTTCACGGACCGGGAGCCGGCCCGTCAGTACGTACAGCGTTCGGCCATCGGCATCAGCATAGACCAGATTCTGTGTGGGCAAGTCGAAAATCCGCGCCGCCTCGAGTGCGTCCTCGAGACCGTCACTTCTCGTGAGTTCGTACACGGCTTGCGTGGTTCGGGTCGCGCTGAGCCCCGTCCACGCGACCCCGACGCGATGGTCCTCTCGCTCGAGCAACGGGCCGTGAACGGTCTTCCGGGTCGTGATCGTCCGGTTTTCGGCCCCGGAGATTTCGATTTCGCGTTCTGCGGTTTCGAACGAGCGCCACTCGTCTCTGTAGCGATAGCGGCCTTCGTCGTCGTCGATTTCGTAGGTGTAACAGTCGAGGACATCCGCGCCGACGTTGGTGAATCCCCAGCCACCGCGGTCGTTCGCCCCGATGATGACGAACGGAACCCCCGGGAACGTCACGCCCCGAACCGACGTGGTGGAGGTTTCGACGTGTTGTTCGTACCACAGCGGCGGCGTCATCAACGCCAGATGCGGGTCGTTGGCCATGATCGGCGTCCCGCTTTCGGTGTGTTCGCCAGATACCACCCAGCTATTCGAACCGACGCCAGGTGGCGATTCGAACGCCGAGAGCCAGTCAGTCAGGGGCCGGCCAGGCGCGTTTGCTACCGTCTCTAAACGAGCGACTCGAGAGAAGGTTCCTCGAGTCGAGGTGGGTCGAGTGGAGCCATCTCGAGTGGAGGGTCGCCGGGCATCGGTCGATTCGGTGTCCGATTCGTCCGGCGAATCACTGGATGGGTCGGCAACCCCACGGAGGTCGCCCAGTCGCTCGCGGTGGTCCGGGTCGCTCCGGAGAATTGGCACATCGTGGTCCATTGCAACCGGGTAAAGTTCCTCGAACAGATCGGCATCGAGTTCGTCGGCGATGACGGCCCGTCTGAGTTCCCCGAAGTTGCCGGTGAGTGTCCAGGAAATCTGTTTTTCCATCAGCATCGAGTCGACCGGCGTCCATGGGTCGGGTTCGTAGCCGAGTAACTCGAATTCGAGCGGAAGCGCGTGGTCCTCGAGCGCCGCGTTTACCCCCTGAGTGTAGCGTTCGACGAGCGACCCTGCTGGCGTCTCGCGGACGACGTCCCAGGTGGCTTGCGCTGCACCGACGAAATCCATGCGGACGTGAAACTCGTCTCCATCGGCGGCCACCTCCCCGGCCAGTTCAGCGGTCTGGCCGCGCATGACTCGACGCTGTAAGTCGAGCTGAAACAGCCTGTCGAACCCCTGGATGTAGCCGACCGCGAACGACGCCGCTTCCTCGCTGTCAGCCTCGACGTGTGGTACCCCCTCGTCGTCCACGGTGATCGTCGCCTCACCGGCCGGGCTC comes from the Natronosalvus amylolyticus genome and includes:
- the dinB gene encoding DNA polymerase IV; this translates as MADEPSLPGVEDEQTDDERIVLHVDADCFYAACERLREPALQGDPVVVGMGYEPGETVGAVATASYEAREFGVESAQGIASALERLPRRADVDDDPELSREETGYYRPVDMEYYQSVAEDVRAILHDCADVVREVSIDEAYLDVTDRTAWSVADGFARHVKDRIRREVGITVSIGVAPSMSAAKIASDFDKPDGLTVVEPGTVDAFLGPLEVDLLHGVGPVTARELRSMGLETASDVAEADPAVLVDRFGERGRDLYDQARGQDDRQVEPKGLPKSFSRESAFDGAVEEPEPKLGVVDRLADAVAARAQREGAMYRTVGVKAVTPPFEISTRERSLPGPVDDPGLVADIARDLFAEFEHDPVRKLGVKVANLEFSEVDQASLDGWEGGDGGADADVRNAEGRSEDSADAATVPDTDSSEATAGAEHSRKLHEYSSDSSERNDSSDSSERNNASDSSGGDSNDSSEAASQERPTTPVETEDGQLSLGAFANRKTAEDR
- the psmB gene encoding archaeal proteasome endopeptidase complex subunit beta gives rise to the protein MRTPTHDSEFARTVDQLANEPSPYEPELGSLPQNGFSQSDLDTVNKTGTTTIGITTADGVVIATDMRASLGGRFVSNKNVQKVEQIHPTGALTMVGSVGGAQSFIKSLRAEVNLYSARRGEEMSIDALATLAGNFARGGPFFAIHPILGGVDDDGSHVYSIDPAGGVMEDDYTVTGSGMQLAYGHLEQSYEPDLSNEEAMTIAARGIKSAAERDTGSGNGVFLCEITEEGVDIHGHNDFEEVI
- a CDS encoding DUF555 domain-containing protein, which translates into the protein MGNYLVAMEAAWLVRDVDAIDDAIGVAVSEAGKRLNSANMEYVEVEVGATGCPACGEPFDSAFIAANTALVGLALEMDVFNADGEEHASRIAKSEVGGALRDVPLSVVEVFEVESDDE
- a CDS encoding CBS domain-containing protein, producing MELPTPTDLRQQRNDLGLTQSELADRADVSQPLIARIEGGDVDPRLSTLRRIVNALQEAESDVIKAADLMHEDVVSVGPDDPVSKAAHRMEQEAYSQLAVIQDGIPVGSISQSELVHLEEEHRDEPVAEHMAESFPTVSKDATLDEISNLLEHYKAVMITEAGQTVGIITEADLAARLS
- the tenA gene encoding thiaminase II; the encoded protein is MRMSDRLLEAGEPLWNAQQSHPFVTELASGTLEESAFRTWVCQDYRYLLDYARVFAIAGSRVRDEETMTHLLGVAHRILAEEMDLHRSFAADYGISQTELESVEKAPTCVAYTNFLLRTAYEGSVAEIAAAIYPCGQGYLDIAEHMADIATTDHRYTPFIEKYTSDEFAESVEWMREFVDRCGERHPGEREAMKQAFLTSAKLEYRFWEMAYTEEKWEREPAPAVATPRSQ
- a CDS encoding aldo/keto reductase — translated: MEYTTLGNTGLEVSRICLGCMSFGSSDWRPWVLEEDESHEIIERAIDLGITFFDTANMYSEGESERILGEALEGHRDRSVVATKGFFQMDETNPNSGGLSRKALEQELQASLDRLGMDTIDLYQIHRLDETTPIEETLRTLDDAVRRNQVRYIGASSMWAYQFATALHTSERLGLERFVSMQNHYNLVYREEEREMLPLCQQEGIGVIPWSPLARGYLTRPAENVDATDRGASEEHLYSHPYQEGGGPEINARVEELAADKGVTMAQIALAWLFNQDHVDAPIVGTTSVEHLEQAVEALEISLTSSELEYLEEPYEPVRVTGHE
- a CDS encoding penicillin acylase family protein gives rise to the protein MTRRAVLAATVLAGTAGLSLSAADELLEQFAPLSGTVWDAARRTRPERVESPAGEATITVDDEGVPHVEADSEEAASFAVGYIQGFDRLFQLDLQRRVMRGQTAELAGEVAADGDEFHVRMDFVGAAQATWDVVRETPAGSLVERYTQGVNAALEDHALPLEFELLGYEPDPWTPVDSMLMEKQISWTLTGNFGELRRAVIADELDADLFEELYPVAMDHDVPILRSDPDHRERLGDLRGVADPSSDSPDESDTESTDARRPSTRDGSTRPTSTRGTFSRVARLETVANAPGRPLTDWLSAFESPPGVGSNSWVVSGEHTESGTPIMANDPHLALMTPPLWYEQHVETSTTSVRGVTFPGVPFVIIGANDRGGWGFTNVGADVLDCYTYEIDDDEGRYRYRDEWRSFETAEREIEISGAENRTITTRKTVHGPLLEREDHRVGVAWTGLSATRTTQAVYELTRSDGLEDALEAARIFDLPTQNLVYADADGRTLYVLTGRLPVREIEGEVVTGNRLFDGSEGEAEWAGFTPYGESSWDGFVPFEEQPHAIDPDVLGTANQRVADHPEHYVGVAYATPYRGRRIYDVLDEAADTGTPTDPAFHRDLQTDTRDERAVPLVPELLEAGKNALENGETELSNPATLESALQTLESWSFEMNRDERGALVFARWIDHFERAVFDPVFEDTDLDASYYPNEWVLETLSPDSPVFEGRSRAGVMVEALEDALEETDSEGWESYGDWNTTAPIAHPFGGEAPFLNYDERPRDGSRATVDNYRVESAVGASWRMVVQPGEAAWGIVPGGNSGEYFSPHYDDQFQRWADGEYKSMDLEIVGEETITFEEGSR